The following are from one region of the Malassezia vespertilionis chromosome 4, complete sequence genome:
- the CWC2 gene encoding Pre-mRNA-splicing factor (COG:A; EggNog:ENOG503NUMG), which produces MAQVPSNGTHARPARKQITIEELNEIRSKAERASGAGMTYNIWFNKMSGGESEDGGFNGKTSSQTRCNLASDVGYTRADIRARRAAGGGIMSDAAYCCLFFARGCCPHGAECTYLHRLPRANEINEQGVDVFGREKHGSYRDDMGGVGSMLRVNRTLYVGRINEDTSLSFRRTGNKETDDQDGANSTMGKIVHRHFSEWGEIEKVRAMVGRGIAFVTYKHEGNAQFAKEAMMHQSLDHNEVLNVRWSTDDPKNDPGPKEDGALRSEGEQQIAAIEAARLEQAQDYAASKDNPNIDWEEYARAKRQRLQLSDEEAQRLDEENRRGWETLRAKEAEKKRKEQAADTRPAAPPSLLSAEAIRSLASLRGQQKAQRQVLAGIAAYTSDSDEE; this is translated from the coding sequence atggcgcAGGTTCCGAGCAATGGCACGCATGCCCGGCCGGCCCGGAAACAGATCACGATAGAGGAGCTTAATGAGATACGCTCGAAAGCGGAGCGGGCGAGCGGTGCCGGGATGACCTACAACATTTGGTTCAACAAAATGTCCGGTGGAGAGAGCGAAGACGGAGGATTCAACGGCAAAACTTCTTCGCAGACGCGCTGCAATCTTGCGTCTGATGTAGGCTACACGCGCGCAGATatacgcgcgcgtcgtgcggcaGGCGGTGGGATCATGTCTGATGCAGCGTACTGCTGTCTTTTTTTCGCGCGTGGATGTTGTCCGCATGGCGCGGAATGTACGTACCTGCATCGTCttccgcgcgcgaatgAGATAAACGAGCAAGGCGTGGATGTGTTTGGTCGCGAAAAGCACGGGAGTTACCGCGACGATATGGGCGGTGTGGGCTCCATGCTGCGTGTGAACCGGACCTTGTACGTCGGCCGTATTAATGAAGATACCTCACTTTCTTTCCGGCGCACGGGCAATAAAGAGACCGATGACCAGGATGGAGCAAACAGCACGATGGGAAAGATTGTGCATCGGCACTTTAGCGAATGGGGCGAGATTGAAAAGGTTCGCGCAATGGTGGGGCGTGGTATCGCATTTGTTACATATAAGCACGAGGGCAACGCACAGTTTGCTAAGGAGGCGATGATGCACCAGTCGCTGGACCATAATGAGGTGCTCAATGTGCGCTGGTCAACGGATGATCCGAAAAACGATCCAGGTCCGAAAGAGGACGGCGCATTACGTTCGGAAGGCGAGCAGCAAATTGCTGCGATCGAGGCGGCGCGTTtggagcaggcgcaggacTATGCGGCGAGCAAGGATAACCCAAACATCGATTGGGAGGAATACGCGCGTGCGAAGCGCCAACGGCTGCAGCTCTCGGACGAAGAGGCGCAGAGGCTCGATGAAGAGAACCGCCGCGGCTGGGAAacgctgcgtgcaaaagaAGCGGAAAAGAAACGCAAGGAGCAAGCCGCCGATACCAggcctgccgcgccgcctAGTCTGTTGAGTGCAGAGGCGATACGGTCGCTGGCCTCGTTGCGTGGCCAGCAGAAGGCCCAGCGGCAGGTTCTCGCGGGAATTGCTGCGTACACAAGCGATAGCGACGAGGAATAG
- a CDS encoding uncharacterized protein (COG:L; EggNog:ENOG503NZQE): protein METRKTADLGALEIPRGWQAAAHTLDSLLGDSAQPSPPAIFLHAPSSAKCVGEIVRALVPREGLRVVTVSALVSCTPRLLFAHVLRQLGVHSACTDLCDFFAQLRQAKGKIVLLVEDAERMRDLWPEHIWEMIPLLAEYTGTQGRIVVLFLSCLPWASFRTNSGRTVSASPVLLHFGRLAPSDIIALLEQDRDICFEASYKALPSMEGESALDARALRHLHKSFVALFYDSVKGMLHDANDIRSVAAAVWRVLMLRVRRTGTHNITALMPYISELVRDAIKRLVPRTIGPAAWAAEREAPCAIEEIPQQNWPTRTGFTAMQAFLLIAAFLASYNPTKTDAAIFVRELGNSRKRRRRTKKQGAADAALDEIEGAKDAWNRPQYWGPRTFAVERLFAIYHALLADFQQDLNEDGLLVSNERAQRTSDNKVELHLEHVAGEFWSRSAAAMGQINELVTKKLLVRMSPAGKLGTIQYRVNVPYAFVRALAHSVGFPLDTRLHDWHA, encoded by the coding sequence ATGGAAACGCGCAAAACAGCCGATCTCGGCGCGCTAGAAATCCCGCGCGGGTGGcaggctgcggcgcacacgtTGGATAGCCTGCTCGGAGACTCGGCACAGCCTTCGCCACCGGCAATATTCCTGCACGCACCGAGCAGTGCCAAATGTGTCGGTGAGattgtgcgcgcattggtCCCAAGAGAGGGGCTGCGTGTTGTGACGGTATCCGCGCTCGTCTCATGCACACCACGACTTCTCTTTGCGCATGTACTGCGCCAGTTGGGTGTGCACTCTGCATGCACAGATCTGTGCGACTTCTTTGCGCAATTGCGCCAAGCAAAAGGGAAAATTGTgctgctcgtcgaggaCGCCGAGCGAATGCGCGATTTGTGGCCCGAGCATATCTGGGAAATGATCCCACTTTTGGCAGAGTATACAGGCACACAAGGAAGGATTGTTGTGCTTTTTCTTTCGTGCTTACCCTGGGCATCGTTTCGCACGAATTCCGGCCGCACCGTCTCGGCCAGCCCCGTCCTTCTTCATTTTGGCCGTCTCGCACCGTCGGATATCATCGCGTTGCTGGAGCAAGACAGGGATATATGCTTTGAAGCTTCCTACAAGGCATTACCGAGTATGGAGGGGGAAAGTGCCTTggatgcgcgtgcgcttcgccacTTGCACAAGAGTTTTGTCGCACTGTTCTATGACTCGGTCAAGGGCatgctgcacgacgcgaACGATATACGCTCTGTCGCAGCCGCTGTATGGCGTGTATTAATGCTTAGAGTGCGGCGTACAGGCACGCACAATATCACTGCGTTGATGCCGTATATCTCGGAGCTCGTGCGTGACGCGATCAAACGGCTCGTCCCACGTACGATCGGCCCCGCTGCATGGGCAGCCGAGCGAGAAGCACCATGTGCTATAGAAGAGATTCCGCAGCAGAATTGGCCTACGCGCACTGGTTTTacagcgatgcaggcgtTTCTTTTGATTGCGGCGTTCCTCGCGTCGTACAACCCAACCAAAACGGACGCGGCCATTTTTGTGCGAGAGCTTGGCAACTCGCGCaaacggcggcggcggacTAAAAAACAAGGGgctgcagacgctgcgctggacgaaATTGaaggcgcaaaagacgctTGGAATCGGCCGCAGTACTGGGGGCCGCGTACATTTGCAGTGGAACGATTGTTTGCTATTTAccatgcgctccttgccgatTTTCAGCAGGATTTGAACGAGGATGGACTGCTTGTATCTaacgagcgtgcgcagcggacCAGTGATAACAAGGTCGAGCTCCATTTGGAGCATGTCGCGGGCGAATTTTGGAGCCgttcggcggcggcgatgggCCAAATCAACGAGCTTGTCACAAAAAAGCTGCTTGTGCGGATGTCACCCGCAGGGAAGCTTGGCACAATTCAGTACCGTGTTAATGTACCGTATGcatttgtgcgcgcgctaGCGCACTCGGTGGGATTTCCCCTCGATACGCGTTTGCATGACTGGCACGCATAG
- a CDS encoding uncharacterized protein (COG:A; EggNog:ENOG503NWDF), with protein MSHRAGSRVVFEEQLINVFSEVGRVAAFRLVSDKEQGKFKGYGFCEYEDVETAASAVRNLNDVEVGGRQLRLDFADSDPMVELERHTDARKPAGTEQGTPLPPGVSATDAITHAIASLPPNQLMDILTQMKSLSATSPEQARALLSGNPQLAYAVFHSMLMMNIVDPLIVQRVLGEAGAIPGASMHVPAPMPAQMPAPVPAMPAQMPMKNATPTPAAQAQLDEQQRVLLSQVLQLTPEQINALPPDQRASILQLKAQFGQ; from the exons ATGTCCCACCGCGCGGGGTCGCGCGTCGTTTTtg AGGAACAGCTAATCAACGTATTTTCGGAGGttggccgcgtcgctgcgttCCGCCTGGTGTCTGATAAAGAGCAGGGCAAGTTCAAGGGCTATGGATTTTGCGAGTACGAGGATGTGGAGACTGCCGCGTCTGCTGTGCGCAACCTGAATGATGTGGAAGTGGGAGGAAggcagctgcgcctcgacTTTGCGGACTCTGACCCGATGgtcgagctggagcgccacaccgatgcgcgcaaaccgGCAGGAACAGAGCAGGGGACGCCGCTTCCTCCGGGCGTCTCGGCAACAGACGCGATTACACACGCAATTGCGAGTCTTCCTCCTAATCAGCTGATGGATATCTTGACGCAAATGAAGTCTTTGAGTGCGACATCGCcggagcaggcgcgcgcattgctcaGCGGAAATCCGCAGCTCGCGTATGCCGTCTTTCACTCGATGCTCATGATGAATATTGTAGATCCGCTTATCGTGCAGAGagtgcttggcgaggctGGTGCGATCCCGGGAGCGTCGATGCATGTTCCTGCTCCAATGCCCGCACAAATGCCTGCTCCGGTGCCTGCAATGCCCGCACAAATGCCCATGAAGAATGCTACACCCACACctgctgcacaggcgcaactcgacgagcagcagcgtgtcCTGCTCTCCCAAGTCCTGCAGCTCACTCCCGAACAGATCAATGCGTTACCGCCGGACCAGCGCGCTAGTATTCTACAGCTAAAAGCACAATTCGGACAGTAG
- a CDS encoding uncharacterized protein (EggNog:ENOG503NU8T; COG:C) yields the protein MSTILNQPLELSNGAVMPNRLAKAPLEECLANFGGGPPNNLHFNLYDAWAKGQWGMIITGNVGIDRRFLGIMFDVVIPDPADVTKRAEYMPAFKKWARICKGIDPNDARHDDPVASRGDRALVVAQLVHTGRQSIRCAGRAPWKPPMAPSAVPIKTSEESSFADKLLFGTPKELTVAEITDIIHRFIEGAVYCYEAGFDGIELHAAHGYLLSSFLSPSVNLRTDQYGGDADRRFRIIKEIIQGIRAKVPPSFVVGIKLNSGDFVRGGLSEEDALLHVKMLDQTKAVDFVEISGGTYEKPVFLDPKFMAESTKLREGLFTAFAQRCHTILPQESKLRLIVTGGFSTRRGMEEAVKKGDADGVGIARPATLEPALPKKLLDNAIPDAQAVQWEPSSPPFFFPRLPLTGAGWSMLWFTAQMQRIARGEQPEPNISMLSFFWHLLF from the coding sequence ATGAGCACGATCCTTAACCAACCTCTTGAATTGTCCAATGGTGCAGTGATGCCCAACAGACTGGCCAAAGCTCCCTTGGAAGAATGTCTTGCAAACTTTGGCGGCGGTCCTCCGAACAATCTTCATTTCAATCTCTATGACGCGTGGGCAAAGGGCCAATGGGGAATGATTATTACCGGCAATGTGGGCATCGACAGACGCTTCCTTGGTATCATGTTTGATGTAGTAATTCCCGATCCGGCTGATGTGACGAAGCGTGCTGAGTATATGCCTGCCTTCAAGAAATGGGCCCGTATCTGCAAAGGAATTGACCCAAACGATGCTCGGCACGACGACCCGGTGGCATCGCGTGGAGATCGCGCACTGGTggttgcgcagctcgtgcaTACGGGAAGGCAGTCGATTCGCTGTGCAGGTCGTGCTCCATGGAAGCCGCCGATGGCGCCTTCCGCCGTACCGATCAAGACCAGCGAGGAATCTTCGTTCGCAGACAAGCTCTTGTTCGGCACGCCGAAGGAGCTCACAGTTGCAGAAATTACCGACATTATCCACCGTTTTATTGAGGGTGCTGTCTACTGCTACGAGGCCGGTTTTGATGGCATtgagctgcacgccgcgcatgggTACCTCCTGTCGAGCTTCCTGAGCCCATCCGTGAACCTACGCACGGATCAGTacggcggcgatgcagatAGGCGCTTCCGCATCATTAAGGAGATTATCCAAGGGATTCGTGCCAAAGTCCCTCCTTCATTTGTCGTTGGCATCAAGCTGAATTCGGGCGATTTCGTGCGCGGTGGCCTGAGCGAAGAAGACGCGCTTTTGCATGTGAAAATGCTCGACCAGACCAAAGCGGTCGACTTTGTAGAGATCAGCGGGGGTACTTATGAAAAGCCTGTGTTCCTGGACCCTAAATTCATGGCGGAAAGcaccaagctgcgcgagggATTGTTTActgcgtttgcgcagcgatgccACACGATACTTCCTCAAGAATCCAAGCTTCGTTTAATAGTCACGGGCGGATTTTCTACCCGTCGCGGGATGGAGGAAGCAGTAAAGAAGGGTGATGCGGACGGCGTTGGCATTGCACGCCCTGCTACGCTCGAACCGGCACTGCCCAAGAAATTGTTGGACAATGCTATTCCCGACGCGCAAGCCGTGCAATGGGAGCCTTCTTCTCCACCCTTCTTCTTCCCTCGCCTGCCGCTCACCGGCGCCGGCTGGAGTATGTTGTGGTTCACCGCCCAGATGCAAAGGAtagcgcgcggcgagcagccCGAACCCAATATTTCGATGCTCAGCTTCTTTTGGCACTTGCTTTTTTAA
- the CDC8 gene encoding dTMP kinase (MEROPS:MER0036036; EggNog:ENOG503P2YY; BUSCO:EOG09261F9G; COG:F), with product MEHALEIPFLYPGLVRDVPNPMFSSILHSKYGVDGALPEKHATQGKPLAVMIHGINSHKNSLFFTPLAQVLPMDSFRYDMRGEGFTPGDSELSDYEAAVDELAYLIDYLQQRFGYVVEMLVCHSKGCGVAYTYMSKYCTLNSLKYQRPPTFAVMASARYTMTTSLVRFDNVEEHIAQLGYVPVKKIVKGKMVEGRMYKEDIDRTLRYPMGHHVQRCPPSVNVFLVHGTADAIVTVDHLADFVNVLTGQPSRPAGSVCTNLLLDCDHNYKDGFRAVVVERVLHWLQSCAAKIEAPRTQPRWTASSGSGPRGALIVVEGLDRAGKTTQVVRLCEMLQAELIKFPDRTTQVGTMINAYLTEQSEISDEAIHLLFSANRWEVIPFLLRTLNEGKTVVCDRYAFSGIAYSCAKGLDFSWCLGPDVGLPMPDATLFLDLDNNTAAQRGAYGEERYERAEFQEKVRQSFGYVEQMVLQNGGVWNRIDAACEPDQVWENVQAAALAAVEHVQTVLPPLESLKFKNGQLAADAVRQRPSL from the coding sequence ATGGAGCACGCATTGGAGATCCCGTTCCTGTACCCTGGTCTCGTTCGCGATGTGCCGAACCCCATGTTCTCATCGATTCTACACAGCAAATATGGTGTAGATGGAGCGCTCCCTGAGAAGCATGCCACGCAAGGCAAGCCGCTGGCCGTGATGATCCATGGGATCAACTCGCACAAGAACTCGCTTTTTTTTACGCCGCTGGCCCAGGTGCTGCCTATGGACTCATTCCGGTACGACATGCGCGGAGAGGGCTTTACTCCCGGAGATTCGGAGCTCAGCGACTACGAGGCTGCCGTGGACGAGCTTGCATATCTCATTGACTACCTGCAGCAGCGATTCGGCTACGTCGTCGAGATGCTGGTGTGCCATTCGAAAGGATGTGGTGTCGCGTATACATATATGTCCAAGTATTGCACGCTGAACTCGCTCAAGTACCAGCGCCCGCCGACATTTGCCGTCATGGCATCTGCTCGCTACACCATGACCACGTCCCTTGTCAGATTTGACAATGTAGAGGAGCACATCGCCCAGCTTGGCTATGTACCCGTCAAAAAAATCGTTAAAGGCAAGATGGTTGAGGGACGGATGTACAAGGAGGATATTGATCGCACTTTGCGATATCCGATGGGACACCACGTCCAGCGATGCCCTCCATCTGTTAATGTTTTTCTCGTCCACGGCACAGCCGATGCCATCGTCACTGTCGACCACTTGGCTGATTTCGTGAATGTACTTACTGGACAGCCGTCGCGCCCTGCAGGCTCTGTGTGCACCAACCTCCTCCTTGACTGCGACCATAACTACAAGGATGGATTCCGCGCTGTTGTCGTCGAGCGCGTATTGCACTGGCTGCAGAGCTGTGCGGCGAAGAttgaagcgccgcgcacgcagccgcGCTGGACTGCTTCAAGCGGCAGCGGTCCCCGCGGTGCCTTGATTGTTGTGGAAGGGCTCGACCGTGCAGGCAAGACGACGCAGGTCGTGCGCCTCTGTGAAATGCTCCAAGCAGAGCTGATCAAGTTCCCTGATCGCACGACGCAGGTCGGGACAATGATCAACGCATACCTCACCGAGCAAAGCGAGATCAGCGACGAGGCGATCCACCTCTTGTTCTCTGCGAACCGCTGGGAAGTGATCCcctttttgctgcgcacgctcaaCGAGGGCAAGACGGTTGTCTGTGATCGGTACGCATTTTCGGGCATTGCATATTCTTGTGCAAAAGGGCTCGACTTTTCGTGGTGCCTTGGCCCCGATGTGGGTCTTCCTATGCCGGACGCAACTCTCTTCCTGGACCTTGATAATAATACCgcagcccagcgcggcgcatacgGCGAGGAGCGCTACGAACGCGCCGAATTTCAGGAAAAGGTGCGGCAGTCGTTTGGTTACGTGGAGCAAATGGTGCTTCAAAACGGTGGCGTGTGGAACAGAATCGATGCTGCTTGCGAGCCGGACCAGGTATGGGAAAATGTCcaggccgcggcgctcgcggcggtGGAGCATGTCCAGACCGTCCTGCCGCCGCTTGAGTCGCTCAAGTTCAAAAACGGACAGCTCGCGGCGGATGCAGTGCGCCAGCGTCCCAGTTTGTAG
- a CDS encoding uncharacterized protein (COG:O; EggNog:ENOG503P4ET), translating to MSDESLPVLLNTVQTRLISAQRQLGIVRAQVQAKHREAKLHELTYEQLKPLGDSTRMYKAVGKMFMQQDFGDALAAEQRKLHSTNEDIDALKKKETFLEKETGVAQSHLNDLVHSIEKAQLAS from the exons ATGTCGGACGAATCGCTGCCCGTGCTTCTGAACACGGTCCAAACGCGCCTTATCTCGGCACAGCGTCAGCTCGGcattgtgcgtgcgcaggtgcaggcaAAACATCGCGAGGCGAAGCTGCACGAGCTCACGTACGAGCAGCTGAAGCCGCTGGGCGATTCGACGCGCATGTACAAAGCAGTGGGCAAAATGTTTATGCAGCAGGACTTTGGAGACGCTCTGGCAGCCGAGCAAAGAAAGCTGCATTCGACAAACGAGGATATCGATGCGCTGAAAAAGAAGGAAACA TTCCTCGAAAAAGAAACGGGCGTCGCACAGTCGCACTTGAACGACCTCGTGCATTCGATTGAAAAGGCGCAACTTGCTTCATAG
- a CDS encoding uncharacterized protein (COG:S; EggNog:ENOG503PM75), translated as MQHRAYTALVVVVVRPQRATDAQRFASLQKIRRAHDAAYERWLPHLTLIPPFQLHGPPCNAALPAWLATDLDAVADTAQTVCDGTKRHTIKLQEIHSFPLRKYENIHLRPDRASAAPLAAFQKTLQQALHHCIRDKSKQRMRFVPHASLGQAYTPRDAETIVEKAVRTLQVKPPRRMPQPEAPVQGIWADVATIQVMYKPVGAQGSYTVWRTLPLQPT; from the coding sequence ATGCAGCACCGTGCTTATACGGCGCTAGTGGTCGTGGTCGTGCGCCCCCAGCGCGCCACagatgcacagcgcttTGCTTCATTGCAGAAAATTCGACGCGCACATGATGCTGCGTATGAGCGCTGGCTTCCCCACCTTACACTGATCCCGCCATTTCAGCTGCACGGACCACCTtgcaacgctgcgctgccaGCCTGGCTTGCAACGGACTTGGACGCAGTGGCTGATACGGCACAAACAGTGTGCGACGGCACCAAAAGACATACTATCAAGCTTCAGGAAATTCACTCATTCCCGTTGCGCAAGTACGAGAATATTCATTTGCGGCCGGATCGCGCGTCTGCAGCACCGCTTGCTGCGTTCCAAAAAACCCTGCAGCAGGCACTGCATCACTGCATACGCGACAAAAGCAAGCAGCGTATGCGGTTTGTACCGCATGCATCACTTGGGCAGGCATACACACCACGGGATGCTGAGACAATCGTTGAGAAGGCAGtacgcacgctgcaagtCAAAcctccgcggcgcatgccaCAGCCTGAGGCGCCGGTCCAGGGGATTTGGGCCGATGTCGCGACGATTCAAGTTATGTATAAACCTGTCGGTGCCCAAGGGTCTTATACTGTATGGCGTACACTGCCGCTACAACCGACATAA
- the LUC7 gene encoding splicing factor (COG:A; BUSCO:EOG09264D7Y; EggNog:ENOG503NVIA) produces MGRKAEVQRIALERLMGPEVMGTMDKNVHFTDVKVCRNYLCGTCPHDLFSNTKMDLGPCPRSHLPRYKEMYDSAIASGEQFPEIRSEYERSTQAFVVDIDRKINANRRRLEQTPEEMERSNAIMRDINEMEEAISAAMSEMESLGEQGRVEESLKELAKVDALKAERGDKEKELQVLQENSGASGHQKLRVCDVCGAYLSILDSDRRLADHFSGKMHLGYQRLRELVKEFEKQRAGSAPVTQRAQTANGRRRSLSPS; encoded by the exons ATGGGTCGGAAGGCGGAGGTGCAACGGatcgcgctggagcgcctGATGGGCCCGGAAG TCATGGGCACCATGGACAAGAATGTACATTTTACGGACGTAAAAGTGTGCCGCAATTACTTGTGTGGCACATGCCCACACGACCTGTTTAGCAATACCAAAATGGACCTCGGCCCATGCCCACGCTCGCATCTGCCGCGATACAAGGAGATGTACGATTCAGCAATTGCAAGTGGCGAGCAGTTTCCAGAGATTCGTTCCGAGTACGAGCGCAGTACACAGGCATTCGTGGTGGATATTGACCGCAAAATCAACGCAAACCGCCGGAGGCTGGAGCAAACTCCGGAAGAAATGGAGCGCTCCAATGCAATTATGCGCGATATTAACGAGATGGAAGAGGCTATATCGGCCGCCATGTCCGAGATGGAGTCACTCGGTGAGCAGGGGCGCGTCGAAGAGTCGCTGAAGGAGCTTGCAAAGGTAGATGCACTCAAAGCCGAGCGTGGGGACAAAGAGAAGGAACTGCAGGTTTTGCAGGAGAATAGCGGTGCGAGTGGGCATCAAAAGTTACGGGTATGCGACGTATGTGGGGCGTATCTGTCCATTCTCGACTCGGACCGTCGTCTGGCGGATCATTTTAGCGGGAAGATGCATCTGGGCTACCAACGTCTTCGTGAGCTTGTTAAAGAGTTTgaaaagcagcgtgcgggGTCTGCACCGGTGACAcagcgcgcacaaacggccaatgggcggcgcagaagcCTCTCACCTTCGTAG
- the RTS1 gene encoding serine/threonine-protein phosphatase 2A 56 kDa regulatory subunit delta isoform (BUSCO:EOG09261T98; COG:T; EggNog:ENOG503NTWN) produces MKGLKKAMVRGCKILPQNLSRSRSNEQTNQGQTRGNGAGNGTGTPPLSGVVPAPPSKEGTRSFLLGSSRTPSGASTPDSASTTWPAPSPPYAQTPQRPSAPSTPANGGMAPSVALARTRQPVQPTVAPKDTIPVTRTPPRKQRSSRMQTNETVVLEPLPSFAEVPPSERTELFVRKLRQCSVVFDFNDASRELPGKHIKAQALQDMFEYITTQRGAIPEPVYPEMVHMFASNLFRTIPSQTNASGDVFDPEEDEPVLELAWPHLQVVYELFLRFIESPEMNTNIAKKNIDQSFVIQLLELFDSEDPRERDFLKTLLHRIYGKFLNLRAFIRRSINNVFFQFIYETERHNGIAELLEILGSIINGFALPLKEEHKTFLTRVLLPLHKAKGLGLYHPQLAYCVVQFIEKDGSLTEEVVLGLLRFWPKTNSQKEVMLLNEIEEILDVVEPQDFVKIQVSLFQQLARCIQSQHFQVAERALYFWNNEYVVNLMGDNIHVVLPIVFDSLYDNSKAHWNQTIHTLVYNALKLFMEINPAFFDLVSTESQQKRALEQQKSVHREQAWRKMRGAALRNSQRFGMRAPKTLVDDELSGSRAAVQQSRRSEGGLSDMMPLAASISNLAPRALSLNTGANPALGSSILDDRELSPNSTSGTSFNSDFEDAEFGTDIPEVALSAYEHDPTSALASPFINSTPLLRRKENP; encoded by the exons ATGAAAGGCTTAAAGAAAGCCATGGTACGTGGCTGCAAAATCTTACCACAGAATCTGTCGCGCTCAAGGAGCAACGAGCAGACGAACCAGGGGCAGACCCGAGGTaacggcgctggaaacgGCACGGGAACACCCCCACTTTCAGGTGTtgtgccagcgccgccatcCAAAGAAGGAACGCGTAGCTTTTTGTTAGGATCCTCGCGTACTCCATCCGGTGCAAGCA CGCCCGACAGTGCGAGCACGACATGGCCGGCGCCTTCGCCGCCCTATGCACAAACACCCCAGCGGCCGtcggcgccaagcacgccggcAAACGGAGGCATGGCACCCTCcgtggcgcttgcgcggaCACGACAGCCTGTGCAGCCGACCGTTGCACCAAAAGATACAATTCCCGTGActcgcacgccgccgcgaaAGCAGCGGAGCAGCCGGATGCAGACAAACGAGACAGTCGTACTCGAGCCGCTGCCCTCTTTCGCGGAAGTGCCGCCTAGTGAGCGGACGGAGTtgtttgtgcgcaagctgcggcagtgcagcgtcgtgTTTGACTTTAACGATGCGAGCCGCGAGCTTCCCGGGAAGCATATCAAGGCGCAGGCACTGCAGGACATGTTTGAGTATATCACCACGCAACGTGGTGCAATTCCAGAACCCGTGTACCCCGAGATGGTACACATGTTTGCCTCGAACCTGTTCCGAACCATTCCTTCTCAGACGAATGCGTCGGGAGATGTGTTTGACCCCGAGGAAGACGAACCGGTGTTGGAGCTCGCCTGGCCGCATCTGCAGGTTGTCTACGAGCTTTTCTTGCGTTTCATCGAGAGTCCCGAGATGAACACGAATATTGCGAAAAAAAACATTGACCAGTCGTTTGTCATCCAGCTCCTGGAGCTGTTTGACAGCGAAGATCcacgcgagcgcgactttctgaagacgctgctgcaccgtATTTACGGCAAGTTTTTAAACTTGCGCGCGTTTATTCGCCGCTCCATCAACAACGTCTTCTTCCAGTTTATCTACGAAACGGAGCGGCACAATGGGATagccgagctgctcgagatTCTTGGCTCCATCATCAACGGCTTTGCGCTTCCGCTCAAGGAGGAGCACAAGACCTTTTTGACGCGCGTTCTTCTTccgctgcacaaggcgaAAGGGCTTGGGTTGTACCATCCGCAGCTCGCCTACTGTGTCGTCCAGTTTATCGAAAAGGACGGTTCGCTCACCGAGGAAGTGGTGCTCGGCCTTTTGCGGTTCTGGCCCAAGACCAACTCGCAAAAAGAGGTCATGCTCCTTAACGAGATCGAGGAGATTTTGGACGTGGTCGAGCCGCAGGATTTTGTAAAGATTCAAGTTTCGCTCTTCCAGCAGCTTGCCCGCTGTATCCAAAGCCAACACTTCCAAgtcgcggagcgcgcgtTGTACTTTTGGAACAATGAATATGTTGTAAATCTGATGGGAGATAATATCCACGTTGTGCTGCCCATCGTCTTTGACAGCTTGTACGACAACTCCAAAGCACATTGGAATCAAACGATCCATACCCTTGTCTACAACGCGCTCAAGCTGTTTATGGAGATCAATCCAGCATTTTTCGATCTGGTCTCTACAGAATCTCAGCAGAAGCGGGCCTTGGAACAGCAAAAATCAGTCCATCGCGAGCAGGCGTGGCGCAAGAtgcgtggcgctgcgctgcgcaactcACAGCGGTTTGGAATGCGTGCGCCAAAGACGCTTGTGGACGATGAGCTCTCTGgttcgcgcgccgctgtccaGCAGAGTCGGCGCTCTGAAGGCGGCTTGTCGGATATGATGCCGCTCGCCGCGTCCATCTCGAACCTTGCACCGCGTGCACTGAGTCTGAACACGGGTGCAAACCCTGCGCTCGGCTCGTCGATCCTTGATGATCGCGAGTTGTCGCCGAATAGTACCTCGGGTACTTCGTTCAACAGCGACTTTGAGGATGCTGAGTTTGGTACCGATATCCCCGAGGTGGCGCTCTCTGCGTACGAGCATGATCCTACTTCTGCATTGGCAAGCCCATTTATTAACTCTACCCCTCTGCTCCGCCGCAAGGAAAATCCGTAG